The Alligator mississippiensis isolate rAllMis1 chromosome 11, rAllMis1, whole genome shotgun sequence genomic interval AGCCATAAAGAGAAAGGGAtcccagggccagagcctcagGACAGATTTGGGAGCCTGAACCAAATGCAAAGAGGATTCGGAGACCCAATGTAAAAGGAGACGGCGAGTTCAGAGCTTACCATCAAGTTGGACAAGTTTAGCAGATGCcttgtttctttatttgctttctagGGTCAAGAGCTGTCAGGGGCAAGgttcctactgctgctggtgcattgcatgagatgggagctgagcaaggggccaggctgcagccaataAGAAAGACCAGGAAGAGGAGAGCGGTGGGTGCAGATGACTGGCAGGCCTGGACGGCATATCATTCAAACTGCTGTGCTGAACTGGTCAGGAGGGTGCAGCAATGGCCAGGCTTGCAGAGATGTGCCGTGCACTTGCTGGACCACAGAGGCCACCAGCGAGGCTGAGGCATGGCGAGGCAGGCTGTGGAGatgctgctggagagggaaacgTAGCAGTCTCATAACAATCCTTACCCAGGAGTGCTGACCATCCTAAAGAGGTGCTTTGTATTAGCTCCCGTGCCCAtaccttcttccctctccaggcCCAGGCTGACTTACCCCAGGGTCAAGCCCAGGTTTCCCATGCTAGGGCTCGGCTGTAGTCAGCTTGCTCAGGGGCTCCtgccggaggctgctggagcagcctgaactggggaaggggcaggggcaggggcaggggctgggttttggCTAGGGACTGAGAACAGGCAAATGTGGAGCTGTCTGTCTGCTCGGGATGAGTAGGACTCCCTGTTAGTGCTGTATTGCAGTGGGTCGCCTCCTCCACGCTGCTAAGAAGCTGGATGGAGCCTGAGGGCCCCACCTGGAGTTGGGTCCGGGAGGTGTTTTGGCAGCAAGGCAATTTGCAGCAGGACCAGTGACGGGGTTTTGGGACTTCTAGGCCAGtcactggagccaggctgtgcggggtctcctgcaggagcagctgagcgCGGGTTAGGGTCAGGTTTGGGACCAGGGttaggagcaggaaagggataGAGGTGTCTTCCTGCTTGGAGTTGGTTGGTCTCCCGGCGACGGAGCTGGTCCCCGGGCGTTGCCGCGGCAGCGTTCGTATCATCGCGGCGCCGCGGGATTCCAGGCAGTTGCCGGCGGAGGCTGGAGCGGTGCTGccgggcgcccggggtctgcacaGACGGGTAAGTCGGCTGCGGAGAGCGCTGCCCCTCTTGTGCCCCCGCCTGAGGCAACGCGGGTGTCGAGAGGAGGCCTCTTGCCCCAGGGGTTGTCAGAGTCAGACGTGAAAGAGCCGCGGGGCCGgcgccctcctgctcctggacgaGGTGTCCCAGGGGGACGCGGCCCGACGGGGTGGGAtttgcaccagccccaccagcgATGGGACCgggaagggcagtgggacccGATCCTGCAGGTTGTGTTCAGCCAAGAGCGGGCACCAGGTCTGCGCCTTTCCCTCGGGGGTGGTTTGTGCCTGTGTAAAGCCCggagggaggaaacggagccgagCCCGGccgagctgccccagcccagacacctggagatggggtttctcctcctttttaatgAAGGGGAGAATTGAAGAACAAACCCATACCGATTAATTTATTCCTTGAAATCACAGTCCAGGGGGAAGAGTAAGTATTTCCTCCATGTTCATGTGATTTTAATGTCCCGTCTTGTTTCTGTTAGTAATCATCAGGCGCCGTTTGGAGAGCGACAGCAGAACCGGTTTCGTGGAGGATTTCGCTCTGCGATCTCTCAGCCCGGAGTGAGCAGGTCAGGATCGGTCCTTGGGCAATGCTGCCGGAGACGCCGGCAGGGGtcgagctgggaggggagcgaggggcTCTTGTGCTTTCAGGCCTGTGGCCCGCGTCCAGAGAAACTGTGAAGCATCAAGATGGAGCCGACAGGACCCTGCCCTTGGCGTGAGGGGCTGAGTAACGCTCCCTGCAGTCATGTGTGTAgggtgcaggagctgggcatgctctggatgccaccccctgctgaggccatgatgagAAATGTTTCTCCTTGAACTCTGCATGTTTTATCTCCAATCCAGAACATCATTTCTCACACCGGTGTCGTACCTCTTCCCAAAGCTACCTGGGAcagggctcccctccccgccaggatggctggagcgcggtgcacagccagtgtggaCTGGACCCCGGTTACAATCCACTTAGAGCCACCAGTCTTGATGGCGCAGAGCAGGACACTTGGTCTTTCCTGGGCACCAACACGCATGGAGtaaagctgcaggcacaagccagTAGCGCCTGTGATGTGGAACAAGGCCAGCGCAGGGTGGCAGGACTTTCTGTTGGGTGGCAGGAAAGGGCCAGGAAGAGAAGATCAGGGAAGAAGAGGGGTCCTGGCATGGGCAAACAGAGAGGGGAATAGGcggtggggaggagaggtgtagttttgttttgggggaagaggctgtgcaCAAGGATGGCTTTCAACAGGATGGCATAGTCCCTTTCAGGGGTAGGCGTCCCCCCATCGGCGGCAGCGACTGCAGCTTGAGGCGGCGAGGGACATCCAtcggaggagaggcaggagacctTAGTCCAGAGCCGGAGGGAGGAGTGCGGCGTCACCAGGGCCTGTGAGCACCCGcccagcagcgctccatcccccagggcaggtgaggggcctgcAGCGCCGTGGGGGCTTCCCGTCTCTGTGCAGGAACTGTAGAAATGGGCAGAAAATCCACCCCCCGcaatgtgggcactcagcccctggtGCTCCCTCACACCACTTCCAGCGGGTTGGAGACATccccaggtgctgaagctccccacccctcccagcccagccagtgctgcccagactgagcgtgcagggagccccaagccgtggcgctgctgggctcctgcaggtcCCAGGCAAATGGCCCCTGTCCTCCTCTCCTTGGCATTCCCAAATGCATGGGCACTCAGCCCATGGCCAGTCACGTGGGGTGAGAGGGGAgtagaggagcagggagctgtgtgtccaaaccagctgcaGGTCTTGGACCCTAAGACAAgggctctccccacctgccaaccctagtgccagggaggctgtggataTGGCTGTAACCCAGGGTTCACCTGCCTGTGTCTTGGatgagcagaggagggggtggataCGTGTGAAGGGGATGCTTTGAACCCCAGTGATAATTGCCCCTGTtgggtgccaggatggacaggctgcggCAGGTGCTCAGGAGGAGGTCGGCCAAGGTGCTCTccatgggagaggagagcagcagggagcctgggcaggaggagcggGGCCCCACCTGCCGTGATGAGGAGGGGCCCATTAGGGCAAGGAGGTGGctgtgccccatctgctgccaAAGTAAACTGGCAGCTCCCagcggcaggggaaaggagggaaagaaatcagCCACCTCCAAGTCCAGATGGAGGTGGCCATGGgtgcgcctgggcaggcgggagccagCGCCATCACAGCTCCCGGCACCCAAAGAGCCGTGCAGCTCCCCTCCTGGGTcatggggcagcctggagcccggccctgcagccccgcagcaggaggcagccccgtGCCAAGCCGGGGACGAgggcccagctgccctggggcaggagctgagccaggcccacagcagcccctgcccgagccGCAGCTCCTCCTGGGATGGCTGGCACACGTCCCAGGAGTCcgggagcaccagccccagcaccagctcctcctcctcggACTCTGAAAAGTCCCAAGAGGCCCAAAGCACCAGCACGAGCacgagcagcagctcctcctcggagGACAGCGATAGCTCGGAGGAGTCCAACACCACCAGTTcgaccagcagctcctcctcggagGACTCCAGTAGCTCCCTGGAGTCTGGGACCAGCCCGGCCCCCGGTGCCACCTGCACAGGTGAGGGGAGCCGCTGGGGCCAGAGGTCTCAGCACCTTTCACTAAGCGAGGCCACTTGGACCCtccatggggccgggcagggggatcctggccaaggtgagggggctgagccgcacacctccctggcacgtcctggggcagacaggggaccctagtgctggtggtgggagcacgacACCATCTCTTCCCCCGacacccacttcccttcccctcaggggCACACGAGtgacctctcccctttcctccgtgtgcagtgattcccagcccagccggcgaggagctggaggaagaggaggaggaagaggaggaggaggaggaagatggaaggtccccggaagaagctgccctcctccttgtgaagaaacacctgCAGGACCCCGGGGAGGTATGAAACTGCCCCAGCGGAGCCGGCACCCAGTCAGTCTTCCATTCCCCCATgcggcccatggcaggaggtcaccCCCTGGGACCCAGAGCCCGCAAGGGAGCCCCGGGGCGCTGCTCGAGGTGGGTGTTTgtgaagccccagctgggtccctccctccacggacactgccctgctctttaCAACACCTGCCCCGAGGAGATGCATCTCAGCtccgtgggggcagaggaggcctgagtcccacagggggcttgcggaggagcaggaggctcctggctaagagcctgctttagccctggtctcgctcctggtagatgctggacgggaaggacaggcagcgcttcctgctggccatcatcaGCCTGACCATCGCCGCGGACCAGAGCAGAGAggtggctgtggagctggaggaCCTGAAAGCGGCCGTGCTGGAGAGGATCGTGGTGAGTAGCACgggatggtgtggggagagggaaggagaggaaatgttGTCTCGTGagaccaggaaggaggggagaggtggagcgGGATAAGAGAGAGAATGGCAGGCGCGCCTTTTCCTGGGCATGACATGGGGGTACTAGATGAGGGAGATAGTGGTCGATTCCTGACCTGGATGTTGAGCGTTGGGCAATCCTgcatctggagggcaggggagggtgggatcaggagaggtTTGAGTGCCATGCTTGCAAGGCCgtgggaggcagagggccagcccagctgggtgggtgggagggggctggttgggatcctgctgcctgcgcctgcagcactgggtggtctCCCGTGGGGGATGTGGCTGATCCTTACCTCCCCGTCCCCTTTGGGGCTCACAGGACCTGATGGAGACCATCTCAGTGGAGGGCGACCGAAAACACATCCTGGCGTACAGCATAGACGCCATCCgctgcctcaggtacagggacCTCTGGCTGACTCTCCTGACTTTGCTGTGGGCCAGGGGGATCCCCACTGCTCAGGCCCAGCTTTCCAGgctgtttcctgcccaccccagtgccaccgccGCCCCACATAGCTCAATCTGACgcaggctcctctctcctcacagcGACCCGAAgctcagcctggagccagcgctgGAGTCGCGCCTCCTGCGGGCCGCCGTGGAGAAGAGCTTCCTGGCCATAGGGCGTGAAACCCATCGAAACCAGGtaggtgcccctgccactgccaggtcccaCAAGCCACCCCCTGGCAGGAGTGGCCCCAGGCTCCGTGGCACTGACCCTCGGGTCTGCCTCCCCTTTCAGGTCGTGCAGCGACTGTACGAGGAGTACCTGGAGGGCCTGCTGTGCTGCGTCTTGTCCagcgcccccagcctgggcaagctctactccatctgggaggtgagcaccgtgcagaggggctgggctcgggccgggacagctcctgccctgtgcactgcagcaagcCTCTCTCAAAGCAGAAGGAAGATGGTCAAGCCCGAGCTTGAAACCTGGCTCCTGAGGAGGAGGACCCCAAGGCTGCTGGGTTcagcagggcatgtgccctcatcttaacatcttcctcccacagcactttACATCGTGGACTGAGGCGCCGGATGCCCAGCACCGTGCACTGGGCATGAAGATCATCACCGGCGCCATTGCCTttgctgtgcagctcctcccacaatttgaggtcagtgagccccttccttccccagtgtcctggtcccctgcctttgccagggccctcctgggagagtggggtcaaagctggacaaggagcttcactccagggctttgcttctgcctcagtggtgcccgTGACTCTTTACGGGTCTCTTTTCCATGGCCTGCTCTGGGCATGGTCAGCCCTGGACATGGGGCCTACTAGCCCTGGAGCATGAGGCACGGGGAGTGATCCTGGGGCCCCGAgcaagtccctgggctgcaggttcccatgggaagagagggctgtcatgctctggcactgtggtctctgccttcctgccctcctgCTGGGTAATGCggagaggtggagagagagaactgTGCCTGGGGATgtattggggaaggaaggtgggacaTGCATGAACTGCCTGATCCTCTCCCCCTGCTTAGGGCTCCCCTGACATactggaggtgggggacatggcagcCCGCCTGGGTCTGTCCATCAACGACCCGGAGGAGACCAtcagctgcaaggccagggcgTGCATGTATTTGCTCGCTCAAATCCTCCTTCATCAGAGGGGTAAGGAGACCCAGCTGGAGTACAAGGCTCCGATGCCAGCAGTTTCCCTCCAAAAGCCTGGTCCCAGGTGCTGGGCCAGACGCTTTGTCTCCATCTGTCCATTCCCAACCTGGGAACAACTCAGGGTGTCGGCGTTAATGATTTGGGCCTCTTCAGCTCAGCGCCGAGCTGTGGTACTgcagcctgtgctaatgcacccATCCTGGGTGTCTCATGCGGAAACCAGGGagcccatccccaggcccccagcccagaCTGGTCCCAGGACACGTGGTGTCCATTGACTCCTGCAGAACAATGAccttcctgctggggccctgcccttcatggtgccagaagggcagccagagccccactgGGTGAACATTGAGCACCAAAGCTAGGATGGCAGCTCAGAGCCATGTGTCTCCACTTGTCCTAGGCCAAGACATGCGAGGGGCAGAGGAGCTGCGGTGCAAGCGCCAGAACGATCAGAGCCAGGTCCAGAAGTACAGGGACCTGGCGAGAGTGGGAGAGGTGAGGATGGTGTGTGTGATGAAGGGGTTCGGAGAAAGGCTTGGTGCTtgtctccagctggcaggggtcttccTGCGGTGGGTTACAGCCTTGCAAGTGTCCAGGGCAATGTGGTGCCAgccccagagatggagcctgtGTGTGGGTTGTAGCCAGCCTTGTGTTCTCCTGTTTCAGGGGCTGAGAAAGAtcttgctggaggagcaaagGAGAGCTTTCCTGCAGAGGGCCCTTCATGCAGTTCGCAATGGACCGATGCAcatcagccaagctgggctggttTTCCTGTATGCAATCTTGGGGGAAGCCGGCCGCTTGATGGGGCACAAGGTCAGCAGCCACGTTGgggagtgcggggagggaggagagtgagCTCACGGCCCCTCGGCTCTGTTCCACGTAAAGTTGCTGTCGTCCCATCACGACCTGTTGTGTGGGGACAatgtggagcagagagaggtcaCTACACACCGGAGTCTGAGCTCTAGCTCACGGTGGGGTCCATTTGTACTTCGCAGACTAACTCAATTAGTGACCTGCCCCTGTCTGTAAGATGCAAATCTCCCTTGCCTTCTGAGCAAACTGGCCTTGAGGAGAACGGGAGGCCTGCCAAGTGCCTTGGAGAAAGGAATGAATTAATCTGCCTAGGCAGGATGGCACCAGCCTGTCCTTTGCACATGTCATGCCCCTGAGGGTCAAGGTCTCTTACCAGGCCCAAAGATACACAGCGTGTTCCCTCAGGACAAGCTTCCCATTCCCAGTCTGCAGTCAGGAGTCTTTAGGAGGTGCACAGGTCCCCGCATGGCTCCATTTCTTCTC includes:
- the LOC132244184 gene encoding uncharacterized protein LOC132244184, producing the protein MDRLRQVLRRRSAKVLSMGEESSREPGQEERGPTCRDEEGPIRARRWLCPICCQSKLAAPSGRGKEGKKSATSKSRWRWPWVRLGRREPAPSQLPAPKEPCSSPPGSWGSLEPGPAAPQQEAAPCQAGDEGPAALGQELSQAHSSPCPSRSSSWDGWHTSQESGSTSPSTSSSSSDSEKSQEAQSTSTSTSSSSSSEDSDSSEESNTTSSTSSSSSEDSSSSLESGTSPAPGATCTVIPSPAGEELEEEEEEEEEEEEDGRSPEEAALLLVKKHLQDPGEMLDGKDRQRFLLAIISLTIAADQSREVAVELEDLKAAVLERIVDLMETISVEGDRKHILAYSIDAIRCLSDPKLSLEPALESRLLRAAVEKSFLAIGRETHRNQVVQRLYEEYLEGLLCCVLSSAPSLGKLYSIWEHFTSWTEAPDAQHRALGMKIITGAIAFAVQLLPQFEGSPDILEVGDMAARLGLSINDPEETISCKARACMYLLAQILLHQRGQDMRGAEELRCKRQNDQSQVQKYRDLARVGEGLRKILLEEQRRAFLQRALHAVRNGPMHISQAGLVFLYAILGEAGRLMGHKEKEIPIRVLNKVFIITYLKELPKDLQGHSLLVTSSSAIASLQPPTLAPAATPADHLNPDSTSMREDDLPNITGSPTATEKSCNSAEATTHVTD